A stretch of Paludisphaera borealis DNA encodes these proteins:
- a CDS encoding pyrroloquinoline quinone-dependent dehydrogenase, whose protein sequence is MRSCVASVVCVLVFSGHVAGQSGRTVDWPGVGNDPGCARYSDLDQINRANVTRLKPAWTYHTGELKGRAGKTIECTPLVVDGVMYVTTGYLRVVALDAATGKEIWQFDPLKDHPFPHGPMSGGVNRGCAYWSDGQPGGARRILHGTSDGRLFSLDAKTGKLDPKFADGGIRDLHAALEPKFASLGYGPTSAPAVWKDVVIVGFACGEGPGIAAPGDVRAFDVRTGKELWQFRTVPRPGDVGAETWEGESWKDRGAANAWGGFSVDIERGLVFAGLGSAAFDFYGGDRHGDNLFANCTIALDARTGKRVWHFQTLRHDMWDHDLPVYPNLVTVTHDGKKIDAVAQVTKTGYVFLFDRKTGKPLFEVEQRKVPASDVPGEQAATTQPIPVKPPPFAVQSFDESNVTDIGESNRASVLARLREVRGGPAFNPPSLRGTVVIPGYHGGANWSGASFDPTSGLLFVNSNNVPNIITLVESKKGDVPRFGPYGHSGYVQFLDHEGYPAMKPPWGVLTAINLNTGEFAWQVPLGEHPELTARGVPRTGTETFGGSIVTAGGLVFIAGTKDERLHAFDKQTGKLLWEHPLPAGGYATPSTYQVNGRQYVVIAAGGAGKLNTKAGDAFVAFALEGGDGDSAKP, encoded by the coding sequence ATGCGTTCATGTGTCGCCAGCGTCGTTTGCGTGCTCGTGTTTTCAGGTCATGTCGCGGGGCAGTCCGGGCGGACCGTCGACTGGCCGGGCGTGGGGAACGACCCCGGCTGCGCGCGGTATTCGGACCTGGATCAGATCAACCGGGCGAACGTAACGCGCTTGAAGCCGGCCTGGACGTACCACACGGGGGAACTCAAGGGCCGCGCCGGCAAGACGATCGAATGCACGCCGCTGGTGGTCGACGGCGTGATGTACGTCACGACCGGCTATCTCCGCGTGGTGGCCCTCGACGCGGCGACTGGCAAGGAGATCTGGCAATTCGATCCGCTCAAGGACCATCCGTTCCCGCACGGGCCGATGTCCGGCGGCGTCAACCGGGGCTGCGCCTACTGGTCCGACGGCCAGCCCGGGGGCGCGCGGCGCATCCTTCACGGCACGTCGGACGGGCGGCTGTTCTCGCTCGACGCCAAGACCGGCAAGCTCGACCCGAAGTTCGCCGACGGCGGCATCCGCGACCTCCACGCCGCGCTTGAGCCCAAATTCGCGTCGCTCGGCTACGGGCCGACGTCGGCCCCGGCGGTCTGGAAGGACGTGGTGATCGTCGGCTTCGCGTGCGGCGAGGGGCCGGGCATCGCCGCGCCGGGGGACGTCCGGGCGTTCGACGTCCGCACGGGCAAGGAACTCTGGCAATTTCGCACCGTGCCCCGCCCGGGTGATGTCGGCGCCGAGACGTGGGAAGGCGAGTCGTGGAAGGATCGCGGCGCTGCGAACGCCTGGGGAGGATTCAGCGTCGACATCGAGCGCGGGCTGGTCTTCGCCGGGCTCGGCTCGGCGGCGTTCGATTTCTACGGCGGCGACCGCCACGGCGACAACCTGTTCGCCAACTGCACCATCGCTCTCGACGCCCGGACCGGCAAGCGCGTCTGGCACTTCCAGACGTTGCGCCATGATATGTGGGATCACGACCTGCCGGTCTATCCGAATCTGGTCACCGTCACGCACGACGGCAAGAAGATCGACGCCGTCGCGCAGGTGACGAAGACGGGTTACGTCTTCTTGTTCGACCGCAAGACCGGCAAGCCGCTGTTCGAGGTCGAGCAGCGCAAGGTCCCCGCCTCGGACGTGCCCGGCGAGCAGGCGGCGACGACGCAGCCGATCCCGGTCAAGCCGCCGCCGTTCGCGGTCCAGTCGTTCGACGAGTCGAACGTCACCGACATCGGCGAGTCCAACCGGGCGTCGGTTCTCGCCCGCCTCCGCGAGGTCCGCGGCGGCCCGGCGTTCAACCCTCCCAGCCTGCGTGGGACGGTCGTGATCCCCGGCTATCACGGCGGCGCCAACTGGTCGGGCGCGTCGTTCGATCCGACCTCCGGCCTGCTCTTCGTCAACTCCAACAACGTCCCCAACATCATCACGCTCGTGGAATCCAAGAAGGGCGACGTGCCGAGGTTCGGCCCTTACGGGCACTCGGGCTACGTCCAGTTCCTCGACCACGAGGGCTACCCCGCGATGAAGCCTCCCTGGGGCGTGCTGACGGCGATCAACCTGAATACCGGCGAATTCGCCTGGCAAGTCCCGCTTGGCGAACACCCCGAACTGACCGCCCGAGGCGTGCCCCGGACCGGAACCGAGACCTTCGGCGGCTCGATCGTCACGGCCGGCGGACTCGTCTTCATCGCCGGCACGAAGGACGAACGTCTCCACGCCTTCGACAAGCAGACCGGTAAGCTGCTCTGGGAACACCCGCTGCCCGCCGGCGGATACGCCACCCCATCGACTTATCAGGTCAACGGCCGCCAATACGTCGTGATCGCCGCCGGCGGCGCCGGCAAGCTCAACACGAAAGCCGGTGACGCCTTCGTGGCGTTCGCGTTGGAAGGGGGCGACGGGGACAGCGCGAAGCCTTGA
- a CDS encoding GxxExxY protein: MLHEETSGAVIDAAMKVHSILGPGLMESAYEACLAHELRSRGLNVETQVPLPVVYELVRIDAGYRIDMMVAGVIIVEVKAVNEIAPIHKAQLISYLKLSGVRVGLLLNFNVVHLRDGISRLVV, encoded by the coding sequence ATGCTTCATGAAGAGACCAGCGGAGCCGTTATCGATGCGGCGATGAAGGTCCACTCCATTTTGGGACCCGGCTTGATGGAGAGTGCTTATGAAGCATGCCTCGCTCACGAGTTGCGGAGCAGAGGCCTGAACGTCGAGACGCAAGTTCCGCTGCCGGTGGTCTACGAACTTGTCCGAATCGACGCCGGGTATCGAATCGACATGATGGTCGCCGGTGTCATCATCGTCGAAGTCAAGGCGGTGAACGAGATTGCGCCGATCCATAAGGCCCAACTGATTTCCTACTTGAAATTGAGCGGCGTTCGAGTCGGCTTGCTGCTCAACTTCAACGTCGTCCATCTGCGAGACGGCATCTCTCGCCTGGTCGTCTGA
- a CDS encoding PQQ-dependent sugar dehydrogenase, with translation MRRSIVLALAVCGAVSQAGAQTQPKAVVTGLTNPESVVVNGQGQVFVSVVGEFGRDGDGAVLKIDQGKAVPFVSGLDDPKGLVAHQQWLFVADKTRVLRIDGQGKSEVFAPASAFPTPPKFLNDLAVDVESGTLFVSDSGDLKGGEGAVFQISPKGGVSLVLDKKGLPALHTPNGLLLDGASHLLLGDFGTGALYRIKLANSSVEKVADDLGTVDGLAWDQFGRLFISDYKGGRVFAIARPGTKPVLLVEGLKSAADLTVDPTAKRLLIPDMGGGSVVSVAISVPGAEVNEEPLALKTEVAFPNLQWAGWKGETEDGRVNTLRPIVLTHANDGSNRLFVATQHGVIHTFPNDQKATQTTIFLDIQDRVSYNDNTNEEGFLGLTFHPRFKENGYFYVFYTTRKAKLTNVVTRFQVRKDDPNQADPNSEVEILRYEKPYWNHDGGTVVFGPDGYLYVTHGDGGAGNDPHENGQNLNTLLGKVLRIDVDHSEGGKNYAIPKDNPFVDQSDARPEIWAYGIRNIWRMAFDRKTGWLWAGEVGQNLWEEIDIITKGGNYGWNRREGFHPFGRKGVGPQPDLIEPIWEYYHHDTGKSITGGTVYRGPRLPELDGAYLYADYVSGRLWALRYDEAKGRVVENRPIPSRGLNVMSFSEDEKGEVYFLTTTINGQGIYWFSK, from the coding sequence ATGAGGCGATCGATTGTTCTGGCTTTGGCGGTATGCGGCGCGGTCTCTCAGGCCGGGGCTCAGACGCAGCCGAAGGCCGTGGTCACGGGCCTGACCAACCCCGAATCGGTGGTCGTGAACGGTCAGGGGCAGGTCTTCGTCTCGGTCGTCGGCGAATTCGGCCGCGACGGCGACGGCGCCGTGCTGAAGATCGACCAAGGCAAGGCCGTGCCGTTCGTCTCGGGTCTCGACGACCCGAAGGGGCTTGTCGCTCATCAGCAATGGCTGTTCGTAGCCGACAAGACCCGCGTCTTGAGAATCGACGGCCAGGGCAAGTCGGAAGTCTTCGCGCCTGCCTCGGCGTTCCCCACGCCGCCGAAATTCCTCAACGACCTGGCCGTCGACGTCGAGAGCGGCACGCTCTTCGTCAGCGACTCGGGCGACCTCAAGGGGGGCGAAGGCGCGGTCTTCCAGATCTCGCCGAAGGGGGGCGTGAGCCTGGTCCTGGACAAGAAGGGGCTCCCCGCACTGCACACGCCGAACGGCCTGCTCCTCGATGGAGCGTCGCATCTGCTGCTGGGCGATTTCGGCACGGGGGCGCTTTACCGCATCAAGCTGGCCAACAGCTCGGTCGAGAAGGTCGCCGACGACCTCGGAACAGTCGACGGTCTCGCATGGGACCAGTTCGGCCGGCTGTTCATCAGCGACTACAAGGGCGGACGCGTGTTCGCGATCGCGCGTCCCGGAACCAAGCCCGTGCTTCTGGTCGAAGGCCTGAAGAGCGCGGCTGACCTCACGGTCGATCCCACCGCCAAGCGGCTCCTGATCCCCGACATGGGGGGCGGCTCGGTCGTCTCGGTGGCGATCTCCGTCCCCGGCGCCGAGGTCAACGAGGAACCGCTCGCGTTGAAGACCGAGGTCGCATTCCCGAACTTGCAATGGGCCGGCTGGAAGGGCGAGACCGAGGACGGCCGGGTCAACACCCTGCGGCCGATCGTGCTGACACATGCCAACGACGGCTCGAACCGCCTCTTCGTCGCCACGCAGCACGGCGTGATCCACACCTTCCCCAATGACCAGAAGGCGACCCAGACCACCATCTTCCTCGACATCCAGGACCGCGTCTCCTACAACGACAACACCAACGAGGAAGGCTTCCTGGGCCTCACGTTCCACCCTCGATTCAAGGAGAACGGCTACTTTTACGTCTTCTACACGACCCGGAAAGCCAAGCTGACGAACGTCGTCACGCGGTTCCAGGTCCGCAAGGACGACCCCAATCAGGCCGACCCGAACTCCGAGGTTGAGATCCTCCGCTACGAAAAGCCGTACTGGAATCACGACGGCGGCACGGTCGTCTTCGGGCCGGACGGCTACCTCTACGTCACGCACGGCGACGGCGGCGCGGGCAACGACCCCCACGAGAACGGCCAGAATCTCAACACCCTGCTCGGCAAGGTCCTCCGCATCGACGTCGACCACAGCGAGGGGGGCAAGAACTACGCGATCCCCAAGGACAATCCCTTCGTCGACCAGAGCGACGCCCGGCCCGAGATCTGGGCTTACGGCATCCGCAACATCTGGCGGATGGCCTTCGACCGCAAGACCGGCTGGCTCTGGGCGGGTGAAGTCGGCCAGAACCTCTGGGAAGAGATCGACATCATCACCAAGGGGGGCAACTACGGCTGGAACCGCCGCGAGGGCTTCCACCCGTTCGGAAGGAAGGGCGTCGGGCCCCAGCCCGACCTGATCGAACCGATCTGGGAGTACTACCACCACGACACGGGCAAGTCGATCACCGGCGGCACCGTCTATCGCGGCCCTCGTCTGCCCGAGCTGGACGGCGCGTACCTCTACGCCGACTACGTCAGCGGCCGCCTCTGGGCCTTGCGCTACGACGAAGCGAAAGGCCGCGTCGTCGAGAACCGCCCGATCCCGTCGCGCGGCCTGAACGTGATGTCGTTCAGCGAGGACGAAAAAGGCGAGGTCTACTTCCTGACCACCACCATCAATGGCCAGGGAATCTACTGGTTCAGCAAGTGA
- the aat gene encoding leucyl/phenylalanyl-tRNA--protein transferase, translating to MALFRLGPDPIFPPPHLAEPEGLLAIGGDLSAGRLLAAYRHGVFPWYENGGPILWWSPDPRLVLFPSELRVSRRLRRTLRSDRFEIRYDTSFAQVIRACAETPREHEDGTWITTEMQAAYIRLHKLGHAHCMEAWRDGALVGGVYGVLVGRCFCGESMFHTETDASKAALVALVERLEADGVGLIDCQVKSEHLLRLGAREIPRDEFLMHLASGLQDDPQAVTHANGNGRRNGSIFSYASSRLLSRKRNG from the coding sequence ATGGCGCTCTTTCGGCTGGGTCCCGACCCAATCTTCCCGCCCCCCCATCTGGCCGAGCCGGAGGGCCTGCTGGCGATCGGCGGCGACCTCTCGGCCGGGCGACTCCTGGCTGCCTACCGCCACGGGGTCTTCCCCTGGTACGAGAACGGCGGGCCGATCCTCTGGTGGTCGCCGGACCCTCGCCTGGTCCTGTTTCCGAGCGAGCTGCGGGTCTCGCGCAGGCTCCGCCGAACGCTTCGGTCGGACCGGTTCGAGATCCGCTACGACACGTCCTTCGCCCAGGTCATCCGCGCCTGCGCCGAGACGCCTCGGGAGCATGAGGACGGCACCTGGATCACCACCGAGATGCAGGCGGCCTACATCCGCCTTCACAAGCTCGGCCACGCGCACTGCATGGAAGCCTGGCGCGACGGCGCGCTCGTCGGCGGCGTCTACGGCGTCCTGGTCGGCCGCTGCTTCTGCGGCGAGTCGATGTTCCACACCGAGACCGACGCCTCCAAGGCCGCCCTCGTCGCCCTCGTCGAGCGCCTCGAAGCCGACGGCGTCGGCCTCATCGATTGCCAGGTCAAAAGCGAACACCTCCTCCGCCTCGGCGCCCGCGAAATCCCTCGCGACGAGTTCCTGATGCACCTGGCCAGCGGCCTCCAGGACGATCCCCAAGCCGTCACACACGCCAACGGCAATGGCCGCCGCAACGGCTCGATCTTCAGCTACGCCTCCAGCCGGCTGCTGTCGCGGAAACGCAACGGATAG
- a CDS encoding carbohydrate kinase family protein: MRIFVTGSIAYDYIMVFPGKFKDHILADKMHVLSVSFLVDSLTRRRGGTGANIAYNLALLGEKPVLVGTVGEDFEDYRQGLEKRGVDSSGVRVIANEHTASCFINTDLADNQITAFYPGAMSKASTVSPKDLGATTSDLVVIAPNDPAAMARYAAECTLAGVPYLYDPSMQLPRMDKVGLQEGCKGAKILAGNDYEFGMMAEKLGVSESELRGSVPITVMTLGEKGALITVDGKEYEIPSAKPEKVLDPTGAGDAFRSGFVAGMSRGFSWPVVGRMASLTAVYAIEHPGTQEHAYSLDEFLARYRSNYGSNEEIEALSNGRGKA, from the coding sequence ATGCGCATCTTCGTGACCGGTTCGATCGCGTACGACTACATCATGGTCTTCCCCGGCAAGTTCAAAGACCACATCCTCGCCGACAAGATGCACGTGCTGAGCGTGTCGTTCCTGGTCGACTCGCTGACCCGCCGTCGCGGCGGCACCGGCGCCAACATCGCCTACAACCTGGCGCTCCTGGGCGAGAAGCCGGTGCTCGTGGGCACGGTCGGCGAAGACTTCGAAGACTACCGCCAGGGGCTCGAAAAGCGTGGGGTCGACTCCTCGGGGGTCCGCGTGATCGCCAACGAGCACACGGCGTCGTGCTTCATCAACACCGACCTCGCCGACAACCAGATCACCGCCTTCTACCCGGGCGCGATGTCCAAGGCCTCGACCGTCTCGCCCAAGGACCTGGGCGCGACGACCTCCGACCTGGTCGTCATCGCCCCCAACGATCCCGCGGCGATGGCCCGCTACGCGGCTGAATGCACCCTGGCGGGGGTTCCTTACCTCTACGACCCGTCGATGCAACTCCCCCGGATGGACAAGGTCGGGCTTCAGGAAGGTTGCAAGGGCGCCAAGATCCTCGCCGGCAACGACTACGAGTTCGGCATGATGGCCGAGAAGCTCGGCGTTTCCGAATCCGAACTCCGCGGCAGCGTGCCGATCACCGTCATGACGCTGGGCGAAAAGGGCGCGCTCATCACGGTCGACGGCAAGGAATACGAGATCCCCTCGGCCAAGCCGGAGAAGGTGCTCGACCCCACCGGCGCGGGCGACGCGTTCCGCTCCGGGTTCGTCGCCGGCATGAGCCGCGGCTTCTCCTGGCCGGTCGTCGGCCGCATGGCCTCCTTGACGGCGGTGTACGCCATCGAGCATCCTGGAACCCAGGAACACGCGTACTCGCTCGACGAGTTCCTCGCTCGCTACCGGTCGAACTACGGTTCGAACGAAGAGATCGAGGCGTTGAGCAACGGTCGCGGCAAGGCGTGA
- the gltX gene encoding glutamate--tRNA ligase — protein MSVRTRFAPSPTGFLHIGGVRTALFNWLLARHHGGQFILRIDDTDQERHVDDAVQRILDGFRWMGMDWDEGPEAGGPHGPYYQSQRADRYQAAVDKLIASGRVYRDYSTETERNVERDASKREKRPYRFRRINHSPDDVARFESEGRPYALRFEVPLGRVLVLNDLIKGEVTFSTDEIGDFVIVRPGGAPLYNFASVVDDVDMEITHIVRAEEHLSNTFPQLLILEALGATPPAFAHVPYVAEPGSKEKMSKRKTEDYAKRGVLVYLHQYIEKGYLPDALLNYLARLGWSFDGTQELFTRPELIEKFSLDRVNSSPASHDPDKLFWIEGEWMKELPLEEKIAGVVPFLAAEGLVEQPLADAKRAYVEAVILALGDRLKTFADVVKLGRFFFTPELTYEADAVKKRLRKPGVPEMLGELDALLGAVEPFDLATLEAAVHEFAEKSGRKMGDVVNPLRVATTGQGVGPGLYDCLFLLGRETCRARIRQTLAMLEQSN, from the coding sequence ATGAGCGTACGCACCCGATTCGCGCCCAGTCCCACCGGTTTCCTGCACATCGGGGGAGTGCGGACGGCGCTCTTCAATTGGCTGTTGGCCCGTCATCACGGCGGTCAGTTCATCCTTCGGATCGACGACACCGACCAAGAGCGGCACGTCGACGACGCGGTCCAGCGCATCCTCGACGGCTTCCGATGGATGGGCATGGACTGGGACGAGGGCCCCGAGGCCGGCGGCCCCCACGGCCCCTACTACCAGTCGCAGCGCGCCGACCGCTACCAGGCGGCCGTCGACAAGCTGATCGCCTCGGGCCGCGTCTATCGCGACTATAGCACCGAAACCGAGCGGAACGTCGAGCGCGACGCCTCGAAGCGCGAAAAACGGCCGTATCGCTTCCGCCGGATCAACCATTCGCCCGACGACGTCGCCCGGTTCGAGTCCGAGGGCCGCCCGTACGCGCTGCGGTTCGAGGTCCCGCTCGGCCGCGTCCTGGTGTTGAACGACCTGATCAAGGGCGAGGTGACGTTCTCGACCGACGAGATCGGCGACTTCGTCATCGTCCGCCCCGGCGGCGCGCCGCTCTACAACTTCGCGAGCGTCGTCGACGACGTGGACATGGAGATCACCCACATCGTCCGCGCCGAGGAGCACCTGTCGAACACCTTCCCGCAGCTTCTGATCCTCGAAGCGCTCGGCGCGACGCCGCCGGCGTTCGCCCACGTCCCGTACGTGGCCGAGCCGGGTTCGAAGGAGAAGATGTCGAAGCGGAAGACGGAGGATTACGCCAAGCGCGGCGTCCTGGTCTACCTGCACCAGTACATCGAGAAGGGTTACCTACCCGACGCCCTGCTCAACTACCTGGCCCGCCTGGGATGGAGCTTCGACGGCACGCAAGAGCTGTTCACGCGCCCCGAGTTGATCGAGAAATTTTCGCTCGATCGGGTCAACAGCTCCCCCGCCAGCCACGACCCGGACAAGCTGTTCTGGATCGAGGGCGAGTGGATGAAGGAGCTTCCCCTCGAAGAGAAGATCGCCGGGGTGGTCCCGTTTCTGGCCGCCGAGGGGCTCGTCGAACAGCCGCTTGCCGACGCCAAGAGAGCCTACGTCGAAGCCGTGATCCTCGCCCTGGGCGATCGGCTCAAGACGTTCGCCGACGTCGTCAAGCTCGGCCGGTTCTTCTTCACGCCCGAGCTGACCTACGAGGCCGATGCCGTCAAGAAGCGGCTCCGCAAGCCGGGCGTTCCCGAAATGCTCGGCGAGCTCGACGCGCTGCTCGGCGCGGTCGAGCCCTTCGACCTGGCGACGCTTGAGGCGGCCGTCCACGAGTTCGCCGAAAAATCCGGCCGGAAGATGGGCGACGTCGTCAACCCGCTGCGCGTGGCGACCACCGGCCAGGGCGTCGGACCGGGCCTCTACGACTGCCTCTTCCTGCTGGGCCGCGAGACGTGTCGAGCCCGCATCCGCCAGACGTTGGCGATGCTCGAACAGAGCAATTGA